From the Rhodothalassiaceae bacterium genome, one window contains:
- a CDS encoding MBL fold metallo-hydrolase → MTKRPALRFLGAAGTVTGSRFLVETGGGRLLVDCGLFQGWKNLRRLNWRPLGVRPSTLDAVLLTHAHLDHSGWLPRLVKEGYAGPIHATAATIALCGILLPDSGHLQEKDAELANREGFSRHHPALPLYTAEDARRVLPRFSTHDFERAFRPLPGVEARFRRAGHILGAAMVELAVAGRRILFTGDIGRLHDPVMAPPAPPEEADVLVIESTYGDRLHGDDDPQSVLADHVIGTVRAGGTVVAPAFAVGRAQLLLYHLHRLKTDGRMPADLPIFLDSPMAIDASAIFCRFQDEHRLSASECRAVCGVATYVRDREASAALDTDPRPKVIISAAGMATGGRVLHHLKRYLPDHRSLVLFTGFQAGGTRGRKLLEGAREIRIHGRDVPVRARVAVLDMLSAHADRAELLAWCRCFPRPPRRTFVVHGEPAASDALRHALEHELGWPEVIVPLHGERVAL, encoded by the coding sequence ATGACGAAGCGGCCGGCTCTCCGCTTCCTGGGCGCGGCGGGCACGGTGACCGGATCGCGCTTTCTCGTCGAGACGGGGGGCGGGCGGCTGCTCGTCGACTGCGGTCTGTTCCAGGGCTGGAAGAACCTGCGCCGGCTCAACTGGCGGCCGCTCGGCGTGCGGCCGTCCACGCTTGATGCGGTGCTGCTCACCCATGCGCATCTCGACCATTCGGGCTGGCTGCCCCGGCTCGTGAAGGAGGGCTATGCCGGGCCGATCCATGCGACCGCTGCAACCATCGCGCTCTGCGGGATCCTGCTGCCCGATTCGGGCCATCTCCAGGAAAAGGATGCGGAGCTCGCGAACCGCGAGGGCTTCAGCCGACACCATCCGGCGCTGCCGCTCTACACGGCCGAGGATGCCCGCCGCGTGCTGCCCCGTTTCTCGACCCATGACTTCGAGCGGGCCTTCCGCCCGCTGCCGGGGGTGGAGGCGCGGTTCCGGCGCGCGGGCCACATCCTGGGCGCGGCGATGGTCGAGCTTGCGGTCGCAGGCCGGCGCATCCTGTTCACCGGCGACATCGGCCGGCTGCATGATCCGGTGATGGCGCCCCCCGCGCCACCCGAGGAGGCGGACGTGCTCGTCATCGAGTCGACCTATGGCGACCGTCTCCACGGCGACGATGATCCACAATCGGTTCTGGCCGATCATGTCATCGGAACGGTTCGGGCCGGCGGCACCGTCGTCGCGCCCGCCTTCGCCGTCGGCCGCGCGCAGCTGCTGCTCTATCATCTTCACCGGCTCAAGACCGACGGCCGGATGCCGGCGGATCTGCCGATCTTTCTCGACAGCCCCATGGCGATCGACGCCTCCGCCATCTTCTGCCGCTTCCAGGACGAGCACAGGCTGTCGGCTTCCGAGTGCCGGGCGGTGTGCGGTGTGGCGACCTATGTCCGCGACCGGGAGGCGTCGGCCGCGCTCGACACCGACCCCCGGCCGAAGGTGATCATCTCTGCCGCCGGCATGGCGACCGGGGGGCGGGTGCTGCATCACCTCAAGCGATACTTGCCGGATCATCGGTCCCTGGTGCTGTTCACGGGCTTCCAGGCGGGCGGCACCCGGGGGCGCAAGCTGCTGGAGGGCGCACGCGAGATCCGCATCCACGGACGCGACGTGCCCGTGCGCGCGCGGGTCGCGGTGCTCGACATGCTTTCCGCGCACGCCGACCGCGCGGAGCTCCTGGCCTGGTGCCGCTGCTTTCCCCGCCCGCCGCGCCGGACCTTCGTGGTCCACGGCGAGCCGGCCGCCTCGGACGCGCTGCGGCACGCGCTGGAGCACGAGCTCGGCTGGCCGGAGGTGATCGTCCCGCTTCATGGCGAGCGCGTGGCGCTGTGA